The uncultured Cohaesibacter sp. genomic sequence TTTGGAGGCAAAGGCGAACATGCGATCGAGCACCGGCAGGGTCAGTTCCTCAAAGCGACCAATGGTCTCCGGCTTCTGCATACCCAGATAGGTCGGAGCCTGCGTGATGAAGACATTGTTGATGCGCCCGAAACGGGAGAGCATGTCGAGGATCTGTAGGATCTGCAGCTGGTCATAGAGATCATGCTCGAACCACAGGTCAATGCGGTCGAACTCCTGATGCGCCCGCAGCATCGCGAGGCGATGCTTGAAGTCGCGCAGCACGGATGATTCTGTGTGAACATAGCCGTCGGCAAGGGTTTTTGCGCGGATGGCTGCAAACAGCGTATCATCGGCATCAGGAACCGGGCCTTCGTGGAGCACGTCGTTCCATGGCAGGACCTTGTCGCCGATGTCCGCCTCTCTCAGGAGGCCTGCAGCAGATGTGCCGTTGGTGATGATCAAAGTCGCCATGAGATATCCTCTCACCGGTTTTGCGCAATTGGTAACAAGGCAATCACTTGATTGTCCCTGCAGGGCACTTTGGGCCTATAGTGTCACGTTTGAAGCAGCTTTTGAAAGGTGGGTCAATGATCATCGCCCGGACCAACAGATTGATTCTACGCCGCATCAAGGTTTGTGATGCCGGGGTTCTGTTGCGTCTGCTCAATGATCCTTCCTATCTTGATGCGATCGGTGACAGAGAGGTGAGAACTCTTGAAGAGGCGAAGGACTATTGCGTCACGATCCTGCAGCGCTTCTATCTTGAGCATGGCTATGGACTCTATGTTGTCGAATGCGCCCAGACCGAGAGCAATGGGCCGCAAGCCGGCGCTGTGATTGGGCTTTGCGGGCTGGTCAAGCGGGAGGAACTGGACGCACCCGATCTCGGTTATGCCTATTTACCAGCCTATTGGGGGCGGGGCTATGGCGAGGAAGCTGCGCGGGCCGTGATGTTCCATGCGCGCCGGGAGCTCGGGTTGGCAAAGATCTTCGGCATCGTCAGAGCGCGCAATATTGCTTCGATTGGCCTTTTGGAAAAACTGGTATTTGTTCCGGCAGGGGACTATCCGGAGGCTCCATCTGAAGAGCCGCTGCTGCTGTTTCACTATGCTTTCTGATTCGTCAGAAAAGTAACCATGCGGGATTGTGTCGGATTTATCCAATTCAGCTGTTCGGCATGCACTTGGCGCATGGCAGCCATTGTGGGTTATGCCTTACGACTAAAGCCTAATTTTACACAGATCAATGTTGTGGCCCCAGAAAGGCTGTAATCGGACTGACAAAATGGTTCCTTAGGCTCCATTTGAGCTTAAAAAGTGTCTTCTGCCCTATGATTCTGGCTCGTAATTAGTTAGATAGCAGGCATCAGAATTTATTCCACCCATCCAAATTGAGGTACGAACATGACCGCAATTATCGACATCGTTGGTCGCGAGATTCTCGACAGCCGTGGCAACCCAACCGTTGAAGTCGACGTCGTTCTGGAAGACGGCTCCTTTGGCCGTGCTGCCGTTCCGTCGGGCGCTTCCACCGGTGTGCATGAAGCACACGAGCTGCGCGATGGCGAAGATCGCTATCTCGGCAAGGGTGTCACCAAAGCCGTCGAAGCCGTCAATGACGAAATCTTTGATGCTCTGGTTGGCCTCGACGCTGAAAACCAGATCCAGCTCGACCAGGTCATGATTGAACTGGATGGCACCGAAAACAAAGGCCGTATCGGCGCAAACGCCATCCTGGGCACCTCCATGGCTGTTGCCAAAGCCGCTGCAAACGCAGCTGGCCTGCCGCTCTATCGCTATGTTGGCGGTGCCAACGCCTGCGTTCTGCCGGTTCCGATGATGAACATCATCAACGGTGGTGAGCATGCTGACAACCCGATCGACGTTCAGGAATTCATGATCATGCCGGTTGGCGCAAGCAGCATTGCTGAAGCCGTCCGCATGGGTGCTGAAGTCTTCCATGCCCTGAAAAAAGGTCTGCAGAAAGCCGGTCACAACACCGCTGTTGGTGACGAAGGCGGTTTCGCACCGAACCTTGAATCCACCAAAGCCGCTCTCGACTTCATCATGGAGTCCATCAAGGCTGCTGGCTACAAGCCGGGCGAAGACATCTATCTCGCTCTCGACTGTGCCTCTTCCGAATTCTACAAAGACGGCAAATACAACCTCAAAGGTGAAGGCAAAGTCCTCGATGCTGCTGGCATGGCTGACTACCTCGCTGATCTGGTTGCAAACTATCCGATCATCTCCATCGAAGACGGCATGTCCGAAGACGATTGGGACGGCTGGAAACTGCTCACCGAGAAAATCGGCGACAAATGCCAGCTGGTTGGCGACGACCTGTTCGTAACCAACACCGCTCGCCTCAAAGACGGCATCAAAATGGGCGTTGGCAACTCCATCCTCGTTAAAGTGAACCAGATCGGTTCCCTGACCGAGACTCTGGAAGCTGTCGAAATGGCTCACAAAGCCGGTTACACCGCTGTGATGTCTCACCGTTCCGGTGAAACCGAAGATGCAACCATCGCTGACCTCGCAGTTGCCACCAACTGCGGCCAGATCAAAACCGGTTCGCTGTCCCGTTCCGACCGTCTGGCAAAATACAACCAGCTGATCCGCATCGAAGAAGAGCTTGGCCCGATGGCGAAATTCGCTGGCCGCTCCATCCTCAAAGGCTGATTGCCTGATGGATGACTGATCCTTTAGGGTCAGTGAACAATTTGAAGCCGGTGTGCACCACGCACACCGGCTTTTTTTGTTGTTATATGCGTGGCTTATTGTTCCTCGTTCGTCATGAAGCTGGCTGTTGCTTGCCGGATTTCATCCATGTGGGTGAAGAGGGCCACGTGATCAGCGCCGGGAATGCGATGGAGACGTGAAGTCTTGATCGCCTCGCTGGCATTTTGTGCGTGATCGAACGGTACGATGCGGTCCTTGTCGCCATGGATGATCAGCGTTGGTGCTTTGATCCTGTCGAAGGACAAGGGCATTGGGCCTGCAAAGGCTCGAGTGTCGCAGATCGTTCCGGGGAGGCGTTCTGCCATCCGGTCATAGATGCTGGTTTGCAGGGCCTGCATATATGGCCCGGCTTCAGGGTGGGTGAGTGTCTGTTCGATAAGGTCGGGATCTGGGATGGATCGGCTTGCTGCCCTCCACGGGTCCTGTTCAACTTTCCTTTTCATCCATGACACCAGTTTGTCTGATCGGGCCGCGAGCTTCATGATCGCGAGGGCGACAAAGATCTGTCGTTTGGTCGGAAGATGTCCGCTGCAGGCCGAGATCAGGATGAGTCTCTTGCATCGGTCCGGATGGCGGGCGGCAAAGGTGATGGCCGAGGGGCCGCCTGCCGAGATTGCAATAAGTGTCGCGGATTCAATGGCCTCACTGTCGAGCAGAGCAGCAAAGAGGTCTGCCTGCTGTTCGAGCGATTGCCTGCCCTTGATGGGCGTCGACAGATAGCCGGGCCGGGCCGGGGCGATGATGTCGAGGTTCTGCCAATCCGCGAATGCGGACATGGCGAGCAGGCTGCCCTGATCGCACCCGCCCATTCCGCCGTGGAGGCTAAGAATAGCGGGGCCGGATCGACTTCCGAAGCGGGAGAGTTCAACGGGGCCACGTCTTGTTTCGGTCAGATGTGTCTTTGGGTAGGTGAACATGATGAAATCCTCATGTGCCTCCATGTCGTGAGGCGCAAAGATGGCGTGCCGAACGGGCGCGTGCGAGCGCCGGGCAATCGGGCACGGTAAAAGGAGTGATGGGTCAGGTTCGGATCAGCTGGTGCGGGATCCGATGTGACGAATGAAGGCAGCTTCTGGCGCGGCAGGCGGCCGTTCCCGGCGTCGATAGCGCGAGCCATCGCTTGATCGATCCACAAAAGAAAAATCGACCAGTGCCCGACGCACGCTGACGTGGTCCTCGAACAGGCACATCGCGCGAAGGCGCTCATTGACGTCGCGTTCGTTCATGTCGGTCTTTGGCGGAAGGTGAGACCAGATGAGCCAGAGGCAAAGCGTGCGATGGCTGGCTTTTGAGGGCCAGCGCAAGAGTTGTCCTTCGAGGTTGACGTGGCGACTTGCCTGCTCAATGAGCTTGTGATCGACCGGCTGACTGTCGGCGGCGTTGTGGTTCAGCCGCTCTGCTGCTTTCTGGTCGGCTTTCAGATGCTGGTAATTCTTGTAGCCCGATGCTCTGGCGAGCATGTTGAGCCACTCCAGATGACCTGGCTGGTCGTCTGCTTTGCTCAGTTCCTTGGAAAGACTGCGCGCGAAGGCTGAGACGTCCCTGATCGTCAAAGGGAGTTGTTGTCTGGACATGACTTATCCTCGACTGCGTGCCGATGATCTTCTGTCGTGGTCACTCTTGCGACGGGGCACTGGATAAGTGTCTGTCGAACGTGTTTGGCAGGTTTAGCTCTTCATGAGAAGCAGTGACGCCTCGGTGAACTGCCGACCGAGGACCTTTTACTGCGGGTTGCGTTTTTTCGCAAGGTGAACTTTGACGATTTCAAACGGAGTGACGCAATGTCGCTTGAGTATTATTTCATTAGCATTGAAATAGTATAGTTTCATTGCTGATGAAATGAAAATCAGAGGGTGTGAGAGGCAGCTACGGTTGAGGCCCGTGAGGTTTGGTTGCCGGCTGTTTGGTGTGAGGGGAGGGTAGCGTCTATTTAAAAGAAAGCGCACTGACGCAGGAGGGCGGGTGCGCCCATGACTGGTTTTGGAACGGGCGGGCGGTTCATCAAGGGTGCTGCGGTCAGCGAGCCTTGCGATAAAGGAAGGTGATAATGCTCTCGAAGAACATCCAGACGAGGCGCGCAAAGAGGACATAAAGGGCAAAAGCGAGCTTGTCGTCGATCTTCAGGAGCTCATACCACTTGGCATAGTCCATGATGTAGGGCAGCTGTTCGAGCCAATCGACGGCGTTGCGCGTGGCGAGATGGATCTGGGTGTAGAGCTTTTCCTCATAAAGGAAGCAATAGATATAGAGCATCGTTCCAAGGATGATACCGATGGTCAGCCGCCAAAATCCGGCCAGCGTGGCGCTGAAAGCTCTTAGAAGCAACATGTTCATCTCTCGTTTGGGCTCGATAGCGGTTGCACCATACGCGATTGCTTGCAAGCTGTCAGGTCTTTTTGGTCTCTGTTGCCTTTAACCCGAGCGTTTGCAGGGCACCGGGGCTTACCCTTCCCAGCGGTGCATCAGATCGCCTAGATCAAGCCCCAGCAGGGTCAGCAGTCGCGCGGCGCTTTGTCTTGTCATTTCCTCGATGCTCGACGGCTGGAGATAGTAGGCCGGGACAGGTGGTGCGATGATCCCGCCCATCTGGGTGACATTGAGCATCGACTGTAAGTGGCCTGCATGGAGCGGGCTTTCCCTGACGGCCAGAACGAGGCGGCGGCGTTCCTTGAGCATGACGTCTGCTGCCCGGATCGACAGGCGATCGGTCTGGCCATAGGCGACGGCGCTGAGGCTGCGGATAGAACAGGGGGCAAACAGCAGGCCATCAAGCGCATTC encodes the following:
- a CDS encoding GNAT family N-acetyltransferase; this encodes MIIARTNRLILRRIKVCDAGVLLRLLNDPSYLDAIGDREVRTLEEAKDYCVTILQRFYLEHGYGLYVVECAQTESNGPQAGAVIGLCGLVKREELDAPDLGYAYLPAYWGRGYGEEAARAVMFHARRELGLAKIFGIVRARNIASIGLLEKLVFVPAGDYPEAPSEEPLLLFHYAF
- the eno gene encoding phosphopyruvate hydratase, coding for MTAIIDIVGREILDSRGNPTVEVDVVLEDGSFGRAAVPSGASTGVHEAHELRDGEDRYLGKGVTKAVEAVNDEIFDALVGLDAENQIQLDQVMIELDGTENKGRIGANAILGTSMAVAKAAANAAGLPLYRYVGGANACVLPVPMMNIINGGEHADNPIDVQEFMIMPVGASSIAEAVRMGAEVFHALKKGLQKAGHNTAVGDEGGFAPNLESTKAALDFIMESIKAAGYKPGEDIYLALDCASSEFYKDGKYNLKGEGKVLDAAGMADYLADLVANYPIISIEDGMSEDDWDGWKLLTEKIGDKCQLVGDDLFVTNTARLKDGIKMGVGNSILVKVNQIGSLTETLEAVEMAHKAGYTAVMSHRSGETEDATIADLAVATNCGQIKTGSLSRSDRLAKYNQLIRIEEELGPMAKFAGRSILKG
- a CDS encoding alpha/beta hydrolase — encoded protein: MFTYPKTHLTETRRGPVELSRFGSRSGPAILSLHGGMGGCDQGSLLAMSAFADWQNLDIIAPARPGYLSTPIKGRQSLEQQADLFAALLDSEAIESATLIAISAGGPSAITFAARHPDRCKRLILISACSGHLPTKRQIFVALAIMKLAARSDKLVSWMKRKVEQDPWRAASRSIPDPDLIEQTLTHPEAGPYMQALQTSIYDRMAERLPGTICDTRAFAGPMPLSFDRIKAPTLIIHGDKDRIVPFDHAQNASEAIKTSRLHRIPGADHVALFTHMDEIRQATASFMTNEEQ
- a CDS encoding DUF2087 domain-containing protein, which translates into the protein MSRQQLPLTIRDVSAFARSLSKELSKADDQPGHLEWLNMLARASGYKNYQHLKADQKAAERLNHNAADSQPVDHKLIEQASRHVNLEGQLLRWPSKASHRTLCLWLIWSHLPPKTDMNERDVNERLRAMCLFEDHVSVRRALVDFSFVDRSSDGSRYRRRERPPAAPEAAFIRHIGSRTS
- a CDS encoding UbiX family flavin prenyltransferase; the protein is MIKGTPKKIGIVVTGASGGLLALQSLRILKSLKATNPDIESHAIFTEGGKRTCSLELEETLQGELYSLPDRSYDDNNLSAPIASGSNALDGLLFAPCSIRSLSAVAYGQTDRLSIRAADVMLKERRRLVLAVRESPLHAGHLQSMLNVTQMGGIIAPPVPAYYLQPSSIEEMTRQSAARLLTLLGLDLGDLMHRWEG